A genomic window from Vitis riparia cultivar Riparia Gloire de Montpellier isolate 1030 chromosome 18, EGFV_Vit.rip_1.0, whole genome shotgun sequence includes:
- the LOC117905730 gene encoding protein SRC2 homolog translates to MECRKFEITLVSARNLEVRETHKMKVYAKISIAGDPNMEKRTPVDKKGRANPAWNFTTICIIGKQAVEHDGVLLVITLYCSRTFGDQCIGEVCVSFKELFNRERTLWGRLRTPFSSPKGVGVGKTVNYPVKNGGSNSGGVLKFSYRFGEVVIVDQPSGRESTLASVAQWVVLIITVVTGVDLPIDIPFSWKMFHEV, encoded by the coding sequence ATGGAATGCAGGAAGTTCGAGATCACCCTTGTTTCAGCTCGAAATCTTGAGGTACGAGAAACACACAAAATGAAGGTTTACGCAAAGATTTCAATTGCAGGCGATCCCAACATGGAGAAAAGAACCCCAGTGGACAAGAAAGGGCGGGCCAACCCAGCATGGAACTTCACCACTATATGCATAATAGGGAAGCAGGCTGTTGAACATGATGGTGTTTTGCTTGTGATCACATTATACTGCAGCCGGACCTTTGGAGACCAATGTATTGGGGAAGTATGTGTATCGTTCAAGGAACTCTTTAATCGGGAAAGGACACTTTGGGGTCGCCTGAGAACACCTTTTAGTTCTCCAAAGGGAGTTGGAGTTGGCAAGACAGTGAATTACCCCGTGAAGAATGGTGGTTCTAACTCAGGAGGAGTGCTGAAATTTTCGTACAGATTTGGGGAAGTAGTGATTGTTGATCAACCATCCGGCCGGGAAAGTACTTTGGCGTCTGTAGCCCAGTGGGTGGTGCTGATTATAACAGTTGTGACTGGAGTAGATCTGCCGATTGATATTCCATTTTCTTGGAAGATGTTTCATGAGGTGTAG